The following DNA comes from Ricinus communis isolate WT05 ecotype wild-type chromosome 10, ASM1957865v1, whole genome shotgun sequence.
AGAAGctgtataaagaaaaatgaagagcAAGTTTCTTTCTTCTAGACAAGATAAGGCCACCATGGGTAGGAGATGTGTTGACGGAGAGAACGCTACTGGTAGTTCAGTAACTGGTGCAAAGCAAAATAAGTGCATCCTTTTTCCAGCCAAAGTGAGTCTGGTTGCTGAAGCTTTTGAAAGAAGAAACCAGAATTGGTAGAGTGTCCCTCTTTCTTTAAGCATGCATCCTGTATATTATGGACCGTATGTTCCTTGCAAAATGTTTCTTTCTGGAATCACGATTGATTTCACTTCTGCAGGATTGTTCATGCAAAAGTTGCAAGTGATTTGACCATACAAATTGGTGATTCAGTCTTTCAGTTACATAAGGTGATCTGAATATGTTTCTCTTATGCTGTATAATATGTAAGGAAATTGCATTAGCACTATCAGTGTCAGCTGCATCACCAGTACCAATAAGGCTTTCTTGAGCTTCCACAAGTTTTATTTTGAGTTTTAGACCTTTGCAACAAATTTCTGTTAGAGTCCATAAGATTAACGAAGAGAATTGCACTAGTGTTAAGAGTTTGTAACAGTTGCACTAGCTCAAGATTGACATAAAAACAGGTTAGAATCATATAACATTTCAGATAATTTCCCTGTCTTTCCTTTCCCCATGGAAGGGATGCATGAATATACAAAAGTTTATCGCTTTTGTctgtagtatatttttaaatcctGGTCCTGAATTACGTTTGCGTtcattttttctcttctcttatttcattttttgtgTTGAGTATAAATCCACGATCACATTCTGACTTGAGATCATTTTTGGGTGCTCAGCTTCCAATGGTATCAAGAAGTGGATTCTTAAATAGATTAGTATTCCAGAGAAGAAGCTATGGGGAGAAAAATAATGTCCCTAAGATTCAAATAGACAATTTTCCGGGTGGAGCTGAAATCTTTGAGATAGTGGTGAAATTCTGCTATGGATGGAATGTTGATCTGACAGCAGCCAATATCGCTCCTGCATATTGTGCTGCACATTTCCTGGAAATGAGTGATGATCTTGAACAAGGAAATCTCATTTCCAAGACGGAGACTTTCCTGAGTTTTATACTGCTTTCATCATGGAAAGATATATTTCAGATTTTCAAAAGCTGTGAGGCCATTTCTTCATGGGCGAAGAAATTACATATCCTGAAACGATGCTCTGAAGCCATTGCTTGGAAGGCCAGCATAGACCAAAAAGATCTCACGTCTACTGATGATGCGTTGAACTTTAATTCTCAAGAAAATAAtgcagaaaatttacaacatGGATGCATTTCTGAGAATTGGTGGTTCGACGATGTTTCATTTCTTCGAATAGATCAATTTCTTGAAGTCATTGAatgtattaaaagaaaagggataagATCAGAACTTGTTGGTTCATGCATAGCTCACTGGACGGAAAAATGgctttctcaaattccttTTGGGCAGCACAATCTGCCAAAACATCTAACACACCAATTACTGAGAGTTACTGCAGAAAGTTTGATTAAGGTACTTCCTCCGGAGAAGAATTCAGTTTCTTGCAATTTTTTGCTTCACCTTCTTAAGTTGGGAGTTATGATGAGAATTAATTCTGAACTATCAAATAAGCTGGAACAAAGAATAGCTCTCATGTTGGAGGAATGTTCTGCTTCAGATCTTTTGGTCAAGAATTATGACACAAACAATAGTCTTTATGATGTGAAACTTGTTGCAAGGGTAGTGGAAGCATATCTTTCCTCTACGTTGAAGAATCCAGCACCAAGACTGTATGTTGTTGGAAGGTTGGTGGATGAGTATCTTACAATGATTGCTAGAGATGAGAAGCTTTCAGTTGAACAGTTCCAATTGATAGCAGAAACATTACCAAAAGATGCAAGATATTGTAATGACAAGCTGTATAGGGCCATAGACATGTATTTCAAGGTATCTAAAAAGTTCATTCTCTTAGTACTATAATCTTTAAGCTGATACTAAAATATGTAACAGTGAGCTCTTGACCAATACAGGCACATCCCACTCTAACAGAGGAAGAAAGAACAAGCATATGCAGAGCCATGGACTATCATAAACTCTCGAAAGAAGCTCGCCATCATGCGATGAAGAATGAAAGATTACCCTTGTATTTTTCAATGCGAATTATCCTTCTTGAACAAGTAAATGTGACGAAGTCAATGACAGGCAATGGATCCAATTACCGGAGAACAAGGACTCAAACTATCATCAGAGTGAGCAAGGGATTAGATCAGGGATGCCTGACATCGAGGAAGGAGATTAAGATGATGAAGCAAGAGGTTGAGAACATGAAGGTGCAGCTAAATGCATTGCAAATGTGTAAAATGCAGCTTCAGAGACAAGTAAAGGGATGCACTTTCTAGAAAAATGGTGTAGGTAATTCAAAAACAATAAATCATAGCATCTTCAGAGAGCAGTGCTCTCCTGGAGATTTGTACTGTAGATTATGGTTAAAATGcctcttatttatttaattagaactAATCAATTAAGGTAGACAACTTCTGCATTTGTGTGATTTCTCAATAAGGGAAAGAATGTTACAGTTTATCTTTAATTCGTtgtccaaataaataaagggGAAAAAGAGAATGGATGCTTAATGACCTAAAATTTAGCTGGGCACCTTGATGATATTACTCAATTGCAGCTGCAGTTTCCTAGTTCTACTTAATTAAAGCTAAATACTtgcaaaaaattttaatttgcaGGAATAATATCGAAAATATGATCAAAGGAAGGATGACTAGAAAAATCAGgttctttttgaaatcaaacaaaaagataaCACTTCAAAATCACAATGTTTAGCTGTCTAAAAGGGACACATTAAGCAAGATACATGTGTTGAGGGCACACAAACTGACAGAGACCAGAACAATTCTTTCTGGGGAAAACAAAAGGAATAGTATTACAGAGAAGCAAGTTCTGTATATCAGGAAAACTTTCTGCCAAAATTCTTTTCCCATACTAAACGCAAAAATGCATCACATAATCAGTTCAAAGTGAAGTTAGAAGTAAATTAACTCATTATTCATTGgcctaaaagaaattaatctCATGCTTCCATTTAACATCAATGCATGTTGTTAAATATGCCAGAAAACCTAACTTCTCCAATTACAATGTACATAAGAAGAAGTTTTAGCTAAGAATTTCCTGGCACTTCATCTTGATAAGTCTAAAAAGATAATGAGTAGATGCTGATTcagattttcttcttcaagacCTTCTGTCATGGAGCTCGGTGGATTTGTTTTCTATCCAAGTAACAACTCATTATGATCTGCTGCTTCATCTTACTAAAACAAATTCTATAGCTGTCTTGATTTATGATTTGGCAATGGAAATCAGCTCATATGGTAACAACAGAAAGACAAGAAAGAATATGATAGATAAGAtcaacctgaaaagaaaaaaaaagaaaaaaagatatactGGATGTAAAGCACTTTGTGCAAGCAAATGGCAAAAGGGAATATAAATCAAAgattaggtttttcttttcttttcctttcataGCTCTCCGTAAATTGTTTCACTTCAAACTCATCTCTAACATGAAGATCGAACTTAATGATCAAAATTCAGAAGACAGCAACTGCAACAAGGGAAAGGAAATATGCAGCAGTGGAGGTGATACTAAAAGCCCTTGGCCATACAGGGTAAAGCTCACACCAGACAGTATGCGATGGGACAGCTTAAAGATTTCTCCTTCAAGGGAATTTGAGGATATCATTTTGCAGAATATATCTGCAGCTAGTCATAAAGCTTTGGAAACTTGGCAGCCTATTGAAATATCAATTTATGATGTTGATACTCATGAAACTTATAAAGTACACTTAGCAAAGAAAGAGTCCTTTTGGTTTGAACCATTACCTGATATAGGCCAGAAACAGCAAAAATCTGCAACTTCTGGTATTATAACTGCACCCAAGTCTTCATATGAATCAAAGGAGATGATAGCAGAAAATTTTGCTTATTCTCTTCAACCTTTTAGACACATTGTCAAGAAGAGAGGCCTTAGTTATGATCAAGAGATAGGCTTAAACTGGTCCGGCAATAGAATTGTTAACAATATAGACTTCTCAGTTTTACAGGCACCAAGATTTGGGTTGCAAGACATCAGATTTTGAGAGATGAAAGAAGCAAACTTTCTTGGCTCAAGAGCAACAGATGTTACAAGGTCGATGCTATGTGATTGATGACGATTAATAGGCAGTCCATGTTTTACTTGCCTTGATCCTTTGTCATACAATTTCCAATTATAGTTTAACTTGTAAGCTGATTCAGGACATCTAAGCAGTCAAACAGTGAAAGAgtgcattttttttcttcttttgtatcAATGATCTCTCTATCTATTCGCACTCTTGTGGCATTGTTGTCGTCTTTATCCGCCTATAGTCCAAACTAGTAACCTCTAGTAGGGAACAATAATAATGAGAGTTgcatactctttttttttgtttaatagaGAATTCACTTGAGTTATATAGAAAACAAAGTTCAAgcaaaaatgtaaaaaaataaaataaatctaaattgaAAGTAAAGCCGAACCGCCACTCTACCTAGCCAATAAGTAGCAGCTCCATACTGACAAAAAAGCGCCATTCATATTCACTTTTCTGCAAATGAAAAAACACAAATTAGCAATCTGAAAAATTGCTTCTaaagaattgaagaaaacATGGACCAAGAAGAACCTAAAACCGTCGAGaatcaatcttcttcttctccttcagGGGACTCGAATCCATGTCCCATCTGTCTCGGTCCTTTCATTCAGGAATCCTATCTTGATACTTGTTTCCGTACGTTTCTTGATTCTCTCTcaaatgttttcttttttgtgtttCGAAAATATAGGTTATTAATTGACCCAACTTATTATTTggtttttatatgagaaatttTCTCGTCATGCGCTTTGTTTCAAAAAACACTGATTAGGTTCTTAAGAATTTGCCAAGAATTTTGTTGAACACAAAACAAGTTCAAAccttttttattgtaattgtgTACTATGTATGCATCAATACTATCTGGGTATTTGAGCAATTTTATCATACATTTATATAGGCCTCTTTTGCAGCATTTTATGGGTGCTTGTGCATATATGTTGGTTTTTGGTCATTTATTCAAATTCCTATATTGCAgataaattttgttataattgcATTTTGCATTGGACTAAAGTTATTGGAAGGAAAAGGCATTCTCCCTCACCTTCTTCTGTAAAATGTCCTTTGTGCAAGGTTTGTTTTGTTTCAGatccttttttaaaattatattgtgCTCTAGTTTTAGTTTACTATTTCTTTTGCTTCATCGTTTACAGACATGATGTCAGTGTAAATAATTGTCTGCTTATGTTGCTATCGTGCTCTAATTTTAGTTAACTATTTCTTTTGCTTCATTGTTTACAGACATGATGTCAGTGTAAATAATTGTCTGTTTATGGTGCTATCGTTCTATCAATTTGCAGACAGAAAACCATTCAATTATATATGGGTTTGATGGAAGTTCATTCCAAAGGCATTATACAAATGTAATTTGCCAAAACAGGTATATCTCTATTTCtccttttaaatattttcatattgttAGGTATTTGTATTTACtgtatttttgcttttttcctttcagttctttcttttcaaaagaaCACAAGTATAGATTACAATGCTATTATACTAAATCAGGTTTCCTACTGcttctcattttatttctgggacttaaaattgatattagCTTTCTTATGTTATATCGTGACACAGCGATGCTGGATACTTATGTTTTCAGTCAATTTTGCTTTCAATCAGGTTCTTTGAGCAAGATAGTTAATGTATTGCGATACTGGAAGTCCCGTAAATATCTTCAGCCAAATCGGTGGCTGCAGCGTTGGTTGAGAAGAGAAATTCAAGCTCTTTTGCAGGTCTGTCCTCTAATTTCAGGTTTTCCTGTTCTTGTCCTTTTTTCCTGTTACATACTTGGACATCCCACTTAAATGTTATTGTATCATGTAATGTGTTTAATATAATCTGTAAAGTAGAACAAATATATGCCACTTATAAAGTTGAATGCTGGTAATTGGAGATGCTCAATCAAATGTGTATTTGTAATGATGAGAAGACTGTATAGGCTGCATTTTCAAACAAAACAATTCTTTATCATATGGAGCCACAAGCAGCATTAACTAATGTCTTCTTCTACTTATCTTTCAATCAGTTCAGACTggttttctatttctttagtGCCAGTGTTTTGAAGGCACTGCTCATCCATCTCTCTTACACTGAACTTTgtaaatagaagaatattGAGATTTTGGTTTGTGTATCTTAGACtactaaaagaaatacaatAATGTTTTTGTATATAACAGCAATCCAAGCCCATCCTGGTTTTTGAACTTGGAACATGTAATCTTGGAAGATTCTACAAGCTCTGGTTTATTATCAACGACTAACTTCTCTTGTTACTCCACATTGCAGGAAGAAGATGTTGAGATTATTCTACATCATATTCTTGGTGTTGTTGATTCATTCCAGAAAAGGTGCATTCTTTACTTGCATCTCCTTTTTATTGGTTGATGTGCTAGTTAATGATGAAAGTCAACTACACGATTCTCTCAATTGGATTCTTTATTCTTCAAGTTCTTTCAGTAATTGTAATAGAAAGTTTGACAACCTGATTTCAACTTGCAAGTCACGTGTGCTATTGTTTTTGCTAGGAGTGAAAAAACTCATCAAATGAATATGCCTGAAACAAAACAATCAGAGTTCAGGACTCTAGTCTCTGATGCAGCCAGGCCTTTTCTAGCAGCAAGAACAGATTGGTTCGTGAATGAGTTGGAACTATTTCT
Coding sequences within:
- the LOC8285545 gene encoding root phototropism protein 3, giving the protein MKSKFLSSRQDKATMGRRCVDGENATGSSVTGAKQNKCILFPAKVSLVAEAFERRNQNWIVHAKVASDLTIQIGDSVFQLHKLPMVSRSGFLNRLVFQRRSYGEKNNVPKIQIDNFPGGAEIFEIVVKFCYGWNVDLTAANIAPAYCAAHFLEMSDDLEQGNLISKTETFLSFILLSSWKDIFQIFKSCEAISSWAKKLHILKRCSEAIAWKASIDQKDLTSTDDALNFNSQENNAENLQHGCISENWWFDDVSFLRIDQFLEVIECIKRKGIRSELVGSCIAHWTEKWLSQIPFGQHNLPKHLTHQLLRVTAESLIKVLPPEKNSVSCNFLLHLLKLGVMMRINSELSNKLEQRIALMLEECSASDLLVKNYDTNNSLYDVKLVARVVEAYLSSTLKNPAPRLYVVGRLVDEYLTMIARDEKLSVEQFQLIAETLPKDARYCNDKLYRAIDMYFKAHPTLTEEERTSICRAMDYHKLSKEARHHAMKNERLPLYFSMRIILLEQVNVTKSMTGNGSNYRRTRTQTIIRVSKGLDQGCLTSRKEIKMMKQEVENMKVQLNALQMCKMQLQRQVKGCTF
- the LOC8285547 gene encoding uncharacterized protein LOC8285547, which codes for MDQEEPKTVENQSSSSPSGDSNPCPICLGPFIQESYLDTCFHKFCYNCILHWTKVIGRKRHSPSPSSVKCPLCKTENHSIIYGFDGSSFQRHYTNVICQNSSFFSKEHKYRLQCYYTKSGSLSKIVNVLRYWKSRKYLQPNRWLQRWLRREIQALLQEEDVEIILHHILGVVDSFQKRSEKTHQMNMPETKQSEFRTLVSDAARPFLAARTDWFVNELELFLASGFNIEAYDEVYMQQLGWNAPTVTGEAADAEPSEQRPVIPYLYIFDDDSDETE